Part of the Natrarchaeobius halalkaliphilus genome is shown below.
CGGTTTCGGACAGCAGGCGATCCTCGAAGGACTCACGGAACTGAGTCACGTCGCGAACGCCGTCCGAACGGAGGTCGTCGATCAGTTCGAGAGCGTTCGCGTCCATGTCCTCGACGGCACCGAGTGCGTCCCGGAGACGATCGAGCTCGTCGTCGGTACCGTCGCGAATCCGTTTCCGATCCCCGTCGAGTGCTGCGAGAGCCTCCGCGGCATCCTCGAGCCGATCTCGATCGAGGTCCGCGATCGCCGCGAACGGCCCCGGATCGACGTCGGCCTCGAGCAGCGCCAGGGCGGCTTCGACCGCCGCGCGTTCGCTCCCGTCGCGTTCGTCGTAGCGCTCGTAGGCCTCGAGAACCGCCGTTCGATCGTCTTCGGGAAGCTCGCTCCAGGCGTCGCGGGCGGCGAGAACGTTCTCGAGGCGCTCGATCATCGCGTCGCGGCTGGTCAACGGCGTGAGGACGCGGATCCGATCGGCCGCGCGCCGTGTCACGGCGTGGTCGACCGCCAGGTCGAGGAGTTCCTTGTACGCAGCGCGCGCGTCGCTCGTCGCGAGCGTTTCCATTCCGTCGCCGCCGATTGCTCGCCTGAGGATACGGGTCGCCCGTCCCCGCGGGAGCCCGGCGTCGGAGAGCGCGCGGACGTCGCCGTTCTCGATCGCCTGAACCGCGCGCTCTCGTCCCAGCTCGTCGATCAGCGCCTCCCGCGTCTTCGGGCCGACCCCCCAGTACTCCTCGAGTCGCATGTACGTGGGATTCGGGTCAAAACTCTTGAACACTGTCATCGATCGGCACGAGCCGTCGATCTCACAGCCGTGAGCGAACAGACGGTCCCGCTGGGCCGGTCTCTCGTCCGTCGACAGAGGGGGACCGTTCTCGAGTCGAATCGGTTATGTATTCACGATCGTGGATAGGAGTGGCGAACGCGGGCGGGATTGAGAGCACAAACACGGGGATTTTTATCGTCTCGAAGCCCTATCCATCTCCATGACTGATGGGCGGGGCGAGACTCCCCGGCGAACAGGAATGACCGAAAAGTGTGGCGTCGTCGGCGTCTCACTGGACGGTCGGGACGCGGCACGACCGTTGTACTACGCACTCTATGCGCTCCAGCATCGCGGCCAGGAATCCGCCGGTATCATCACGCACGACGGGTTCCAACAGCACAGCCACGTGGAGATGGGGCTCGTGGGAGAGGTGTTCGACGAGTCCGACCTCGACGTGCTCAACGGGACGGCTGGAATCGGTCACGTCCGGTACCCGACCGCGGGGTCGGTCGATTCCTCCTGTGCACAGCCGTTTTCCGTTTCGTTCAAAAGCGGCTCGCTCGGACTGAGTCACAACGGAAATCTCGTCAACGCAGACGAGATCAGAGACGAACTCGCCGGCGTCGGCCACGCCTTTACCAGCGACGGCGACACCGAAGTGATCGCCCACGATCTCGCGCGCAACTTACTCGAGGAGGACCTCGTCCGCGCGGTCAAGCACACGATGGGGCGGATTCACGGCTCCTACGCGCTGACGATCAGCCACGACGACACCGTTCTCGGCGTGCGCGATCCGCAGGGGAATCGGCCGCTCTGTCTCGGTAAACTCGAAGACGGCTACATCCTCGCGTCCGAATCGGCGGCGATCGACACGCTGGACGGCGATCTCGTCCGCGACGTCAGACCAGGGGAACTCATCGTCCTCGAGAAGGACGGGCAGGGGTACGATTCGTATCAACTTGTCGAGAACGACAATACGGCCCACTGCTTCTTCGAACACGTCTACTTCGCGCGACCGGACAGCGTGATCGACGAGACGCTGGTCTACGAGGCCCGTCGGAATCTGGGACGACGGCTCTGGGAGGAAAGCGGCGTCGAGACGGACGTCGTCATGCCAGTTCCCGACTCCGGGCGCGCGTTCGCGTCGGGCTATGCCGATGCGGCGAGCGAGACGACCGCAGACGGCGAGATGCGAGAGGAGGACGACGACGGCGTCGAGTTCGCTGAGGGGTTGATGAAAAACCGGTACGTCGGCCGAACGTTCATCATGCCGACTCAGGACGAACGCGAGCGGGCGGTGCGGCTAAAACTGAACCCGATCAAATCGACCGTCGAGGGAAAAACCGTTACGCTCATCGACGACTCGATCGTCCGCGGAACGACCTCGACGCAGCTCGTCCAGTTGCTCAAAGACTGCGGTGCGGCCGAAGTTCACATGCGGATCGGTGCCCCGGAGATCGTGGCCCCGTGTTACATGGGGATCGACATGGCCACTCGCGAGGAGTTGATCGCTTCGGACAAGACCGTCGATCAGATCCGAACCGCAATCGACGCGGAGAGCCTCGCGTACCTCTCGACGGACTCCGTTGCGGACGTGCTGGGGAAGGATCGGATCGACCTCTGTCTCGGGTGCGTGACCGGTAACTACCCGTACGAGATCGACGGCGAAGAGACCGACCGCGACGTGACGCGACCGGAGCTCGGAGATCAGCCGATGTACGCCGACGATTGAACGCGGCAAAAGACCTATCGCCCCGACGGACATCCTCTCGGATATGGACGACGGCATTGCCATCGACTTCGGTGAGGACGGGCTCGTGCCCGCCGTCGCACAGGACGCCGAGACGGGCGACGTGTTGATGCTCGCGTACGTCTCCCCCGAGGCGTTCGAGCGAACCCGCGAGACCGGCCGAGCGCACTACTACTCCCGGAGCCGCGACGAACTCTGGGAGAAAGGAACGACTAGCGGT
Proteins encoded:
- the purF gene encoding amidophosphoribosyltransferase; protein product: MTEKCGVVGVSLDGRDAARPLYYALYALQHRGQESAGIITHDGFQQHSHVEMGLVGEVFDESDLDVLNGTAGIGHVRYPTAGSVDSSCAQPFSVSFKSGSLGLSHNGNLVNADEIRDELAGVGHAFTSDGDTEVIAHDLARNLLEEDLVRAVKHTMGRIHGSYALTISHDDTVLGVRDPQGNRPLCLGKLEDGYILASESAAIDTLDGDLVRDVRPGELIVLEKDGQGYDSYQLVENDNTAHCFFEHVYFARPDSVIDETLVYEARRNLGRRLWEESGVETDVVMPVPDSGRAFASGYADAASETTADGEMREEDDDGVEFAEGLMKNRYVGRTFIMPTQDERERAVRLKLNPIKSTVEGKTVTLIDDSIVRGTTSTQLVQLLKDCGAAEVHMRIGAPEIVAPCYMGIDMATREELIASDKTVDQIRTAIDAESLAYLSTDSVADVLGKDRIDLCLGCVTGNYPYEIDGEETDRDVTRPELGDQPMYADD
- the hisI gene encoding phosphoribosyl-AMP cyclohydrolase, encoding MDDGIAIDFGEDGLVPAVAQDAETGDVLMLAYVSPEAFERTRETGRAHYYSRSRDELWEKGTTSGHIQNVEEVRVDCDADTLLYLVDQEGGACHTGYRSCFYRTVEGETVGERVFDPEAVYESGD